A portion of the Rubritalea squalenifaciens DSM 18772 genome contains these proteins:
- a CDS encoding NAD(P)-dependent oxidoreductase produces MMNILVSEISYNKAKSTFEALNASQDEFTFLPSAEDEPTLSARIREEGIRGFIADIYPYTGELYEAMPEGSVISRYGVGHDSIDKDKAVANGITVCNTPGVLDNAVAEHAVWMLGALSRHVATADATTKAGKWEPQKGIEVAKRKVTILGCGRIGRNLARKLGVGLSMEVTGYDIMENPDFGADSGIAHYTTNMDEALADADFVITLLPVLESTKHIANAEFFGKMKAGARFINSARGALVDEKALYDALSSGHLGAAALDVFEVEPYQPQDPAKDLRTLSNILLTPHVGSNTDESNAAMASTAADNIMTFLKTGTCVNIVAKP; encoded by the coding sequence ATGATGAACATCCTTGTTTCTGAAATTTCATACAACAAAGCGAAATCCACCTTCGAAGCGCTGAATGCTTCCCAGGATGAATTTACCTTCCTGCCAAGCGCAGAAGATGAGCCAACACTCTCCGCGCGCATCCGCGAGGAAGGAATCCGTGGCTTTATCGCTGATATTTATCCCTATACAGGTGAGCTCTATGAAGCCATGCCTGAGGGCTCTGTGATCTCCCGCTATGGGGTCGGCCATGACTCGATCGACAAGGATAAGGCGGTCGCCAATGGCATTACCGTCTGCAATACCCCGGGTGTGCTGGATAATGCGGTAGCGGAACATGCCGTCTGGATGCTGGGAGCTCTTTCCCGCCACGTGGCGACTGCTGATGCTACCACCAAGGCTGGTAAGTGGGAGCCACAGAAGGGCATTGAAGTCGCAAAGCGTAAAGTGACGATCCTGGGCTGTGGCCGCATCGGTCGTAACCTCGCTCGCAAGCTTGGCGTGGGCCTGAGCATGGAAGTCACTGGCTACGATATCATGGAGAATCCAGACTTCGGCGCTGACTCCGGTATCGCCCACTACACGACCAACATGGATGAAGCTCTCGCAGATGCAGACTTTGTGATCACCCTTCTTCCTGTCCTCGAGTCCACCAAGCACATCGCCAATGCCGAGTTCTTCGGCAAGATGAAAGCGGGTGCACGCTTTATCAACTCTGCCCGCGGTGCTTTGGTTGATGAAAAGGCTCTCTACGATGCTCTCTCCAGCGGCCACCTTGGTGCAGCTGCTCTCGATGTCTTTGAAGTGGAGCCATACCAGCCACAGGATCCGGCCAAAGATCTCCGCACGCTTTCCAATATCCTGCTGACCCCACACGTAGGCTCCAATACGGATGAGTCCAATGCCGCCATGGCTTCCACTGCCGCGGATAACATCATGACTTTCCTCAAGACGGGCACCTGCGTGAACATCGTCGCCAAGCCGTAA
- a CDS encoding FecR domain-containing protein, whose product MKAAERKELREYADTILDGQTLSSAQMDRLDTLLRDAEARDFYLGMVEIDTHLPESIEHCDIISALGQEGQPSARLWTRWLVPAAAAVVAFGVGWLMNDSEPAQEQAQQSAQLSAPDTATARITGLIGVRWNQNPSEYLDTDSIDIESGVLELTYPNGVKVVIEGPAEYDVTGANDGQLKHGKFVAKVPDGAEGFTVSYANGKIVDLGTEFGCHLSPSGQMRLGVFEGEVELYPKGSRKVLLTKNHAVEQLSDSPEELASIPFDRDSFIREAPSREFSWHVDSAEAKEVVFDVSHLIWSEGEFSGVFKWMRGYRAVVVSNVALYRDNVLISRCDHDGRAGVLSFTSDNVFAFAIPKGAYQRGNWQVRATVESYNKKPLVVDEPWVEGVFLFEDALSRRATAEDYIGRWAYTHNGEQWVRDIQAGGVIDLYKNGKLYSSFKNASWTVGNGALRVWIPHLKVHEDHLLRDSNTLIFTDQPYRNAHRIE is encoded by the coding sequence ATGAAAGCTGCAGAGAGAAAAGAATTACGTGAATACGCAGACACGATCCTGGACGGGCAAACTTTAAGTTCAGCTCAGATGGACCGCTTGGACACCTTGTTACGAGATGCCGAGGCGAGGGACTTTTATCTCGGCATGGTTGAGATTGACACGCATTTGCCCGAGAGTATCGAGCACTGCGATATCATTTCGGCCCTTGGTCAAGAGGGCCAGCCAAGCGCAAGACTATGGACGAGGTGGCTGGTGCCTGCTGCGGCTGCGGTGGTGGCGTTCGGGGTTGGATGGCTGATGAATGACAGCGAACCCGCTCAAGAGCAAGCACAGCAGTCAGCTCAGCTGAGTGCGCCGGATACAGCAACGGCTCGTATTACTGGCTTGATAGGTGTGAGGTGGAATCAAAATCCGAGTGAGTATCTCGATACGGACTCCATTGATATCGAGTCCGGGGTGCTGGAGCTCACTTATCCAAATGGGGTCAAAGTCGTGATTGAAGGTCCTGCTGAGTATGATGTTACAGGGGCGAATGACGGGCAGCTGAAACACGGTAAGTTTGTGGCCAAGGTACCGGATGGAGCCGAGGGCTTCACGGTGTCTTATGCTAATGGCAAGATTGTCGATCTAGGTACGGAATTTGGCTGCCATCTCTCACCAAGTGGACAGATGAGGCTAGGAGTGTTTGAGGGTGAGGTGGAGCTCTACCCTAAGGGTAGCCGTAAAGTGCTGCTGACGAAGAATCATGCGGTGGAGCAGCTTTCTGATTCGCCAGAGGAATTAGCGTCGATTCCTTTTGACCGTGATAGCTTCATTCGCGAAGCGCCGTCCCGTGAGTTCTCTTGGCATGTCGATTCTGCTGAGGCTAAAGAGGTCGTCTTTGACGTGAGTCACTTGATCTGGAGCGAGGGTGAATTTTCCGGCGTGTTCAAGTGGATGCGAGGCTATCGCGCCGTCGTCGTGAGCAATGTGGCTTTGTACCGGGATAATGTTCTCATTTCACGCTGTGATCATGATGGCAGGGCAGGAGTCCTGAGCTTCACAAGTGACAATGTGTTTGCCTTTGCTATTCCCAAAGGGGCCTATCAGCGAGGAAACTGGCAGGTACGCGCCACGGTAGAATCTTATAACAAGAAGCCTTTGGTGGTGGATGAGCCTTGGGTGGAGGGAGTGTTCTTGTTTGAGGACGCACTCTCCCGTAGGGCGACAGCTGAGGACTACATCGGAAGATGGGCCTACACCCATAACGGAGAGCAATGGGTTCGTGACATCCAGGCCGGGGGCGTGATTGATCTCTACAAGAACGGAAAACTTTACTCTAGTTTCAAGAATGCTAGCTGGACGGTCGGAAATGGCGCCTTACGGGTGTGGATACCACACTTGAAGGTTCATGAAGATCATCTGTTGAGGGACAGCAATACGCTGATCTTTACTGATCAGCCCTACCGGAATGCTCACCGGATCGAATAA
- a CDS encoding sigma-70 family RNA polymerase sigma factor, whose amino-acid sequence MQENRPDHEERRKDERSVASRASDYGKRAIRVINPESPESMLEEIQSSLKAYIISLTANKQEVDDLLQETNHFLVESLAEYTPGTNFKAWAFSVARYRLLALRRDQKRSKLSFLSDEVVEMLADSHSARIPNEDHRVDALKNCIQRLAPGERSLLRKVYVEDVSMTMLADTLGRTANALHKSLSRVRQALKVCIERQISNRP is encoded by the coding sequence ATGCAGGAAAATCGCCCAGATCATGAAGAGAGACGCAAAGACGAGCGTTCCGTGGCATCACGGGCGAGCGACTATGGCAAGCGTGCGATCCGAGTGATCAACCCGGAGTCGCCTGAATCCATGCTGGAGGAGATCCAGAGTTCGCTGAAAGCCTACATCATTTCCCTGACTGCGAATAAGCAGGAGGTGGATGATTTACTGCAGGAGACAAACCACTTTTTGGTCGAAAGCCTTGCAGAATATACGCCAGGGACAAATTTCAAGGCTTGGGCGTTCAGCGTAGCGAGGTATCGCCTGCTAGCCCTACGCCGTGACCAGAAGCGCAGTAAGCTTAGTTTCCTCTCTGATGAGGTGGTGGAGATGCTGGCGGACTCCCACTCGGCAAGGATCCCAAATGAGGACCACCGGGTGGACGCCCTGAAAAACTGTATCCAAAGACTGGCGCCCGGTGAGCGCAGCTTGCTCAGGAAAGTCTATGTGGAAGATGTCTCTATGACTATGCTGGCAGATACTTTGGGGCGCACTGCAAATGCCTTACACAAGAGTCTCTCAAGGGTGAGACAGGCACTCAAAGTGTGTATTGAACGACAAATTTCCAATCGACCATGA
- the uxaC gene encoding glucuronate isomerase, translating into MLLTSKLAEQIYASIADAPIIDFHTHLPQQEIYDDHRFADLWELWLKHDHYKWRLMRGCGVDEQFITGDAEPFEKFKAFAGILPLAIGNPVYQWAHMELEAVFGITTALNADSAETIWNQANQALENDPQLSVRGLLEKFKVKLVCTTDDPTWDLSIHEKLATEDGLYTTVLPTFRPDRFLSPHQPEKFQHAIADLAKCVGFKIESFDDLVTALAKRHAAFHAAGCRMSDHGLPYCPTQPSSEFNLEEIFSRSMSGTIASEDEWNAFAAALMQHIAKLNTEKGWTMQLHLGPLRNVNSRMALELTADSGFDTMGSWPQTEPLVAFLDQLSFTDSLPKTIVYNLNPNESEAICCALQNFQCAPTPGKIQYGPAWWHCDHVRGIREQIDILTCLGAIGTSIGMLTDSRSFTSYVRHDYYRRILCSYLADAANKGEMPNDLELLSTTARNIAHCNAESYLELFLTSDSLLAATLEN; encoded by the coding sequence ATGCTTCTTACATCCAAACTCGCAGAACAGATCTACGCATCGATCGCAGACGCGCCGATCATCGATTTCCATACTCACCTGCCACAGCAGGAGATTTACGATGATCATCGCTTTGCTGATCTCTGGGAGCTTTGGCTGAAGCATGACCACTACAAGTGGCGCCTGATGCGTGGTTGCGGTGTGGATGAGCAGTTCATCACTGGCGACGCGGAACCCTTTGAGAAGTTCAAGGCCTTCGCCGGCATCCTTCCGCTGGCGATAGGTAATCCGGTTTACCAGTGGGCTCACATGGAGCTTGAGGCCGTCTTCGGTATCACCACGGCTCTCAATGCGGATAGCGCGGAGACTATTTGGAATCAGGCAAATCAAGCGCTGGAGAATGATCCGCAGCTTAGTGTTCGTGGGTTGTTAGAAAAGTTTAAGGTCAAACTCGTCTGCACCACGGATGATCCTACCTGGGATCTGAGTATTCATGAAAAGCTGGCAACGGAGGATGGTCTTTACACGACCGTCTTGCCGACATTTCGCCCGGACCGCTTCCTCTCCCCACACCAACCGGAGAAGTTCCAACACGCAATCGCTGATCTAGCAAAGTGTGTCGGCTTCAAAATTGAGAGTTTCGATGATCTGGTGACTGCGCTGGCAAAGCGCCATGCAGCCTTCCATGCTGCGGGTTGCCGCATGTCTGATCACGGACTGCCCTACTGCCCTACCCAGCCATCTTCCGAATTCAATCTGGAAGAGATCTTCTCCCGCTCCATGAGCGGCACGATTGCCAGCGAAGATGAATGGAACGCCTTTGCCGCTGCGCTGATGCAGCACATTGCCAAACTGAACACCGAGAAAGGCTGGACCATGCAGCTGCACCTTGGACCGTTGCGCAACGTCAACTCACGCATGGCACTGGAGCTTACGGCGGATTCGGGCTTTGATACCATGGGATCTTGGCCACAGACAGAGCCGCTTGTGGCTTTTCTCGATCAGCTCAGCTTCACAGACTCTCTGCCGAAGACGATCGTCTACAACCTGAATCCGAACGAATCTGAGGCGATCTGCTGTGCCTTACAGAATTTCCAGTGTGCCCCTACCCCGGGCAAGATCCAGTACGGTCCGGCCTGGTGGCACTGCGACCACGTACGTGGTATCCGCGAGCAGATTGATATTCTCACCTGTCTCGGGGCTATCGGAACCTCCATTGGCATGCTGACGGACTCCCGCTCCTTCACCTCCTACGTGCGTCACGATTACTATCGCCGCATTCTCTGCTCCTATCTGGCGGATGCCGCCAACAAAGGAGAGATGCCGAATGATCTGGAGTTGCTCAGTACTACCGCGAGAAACATCGCTCACTGTAATGCGGAGAGCTATCTGGAGCTCTTCCTGACCAGTGACTCTCTGCTGGCGGCTACGCTGGAAAACTAA
- a CDS encoding alpha-amylase family glycosyl hydrolase, whose translation MGDFHQFGIVTTLHQLNQRPLEKLEEELMEFRKRKPMALVLPSLFSELEGPALSSIVDQIAQVPYLDQIVIGLDRADEDQFRYALKFFDRLPQRPNILWNDGPRLRKIDQLLREKGLAPKEAGKGRNVWYMFGYILASGKAETVALHDCDILTYDRSLLAHLIYPVANPEFSFKFCKGYYARIANNSMNGRVCRLLVTPLLRALNKVCKPDSTYLEYLDSFRYPLAGEFSLQRDVIEDIRIPSDWGLEMGILSEMHRNYATNQICQVDIADVYDHKHQDLSLKDKTRGLSKMSCDIAKSLYRKMATQGEVFTPESIRTIKATYYRIALDLVDSYQADAKINGLDYDLHTEGSAIEVFAENIMQAGHDFLDPEQSMATPFMPSWKRVRSAVPDIMEMLRDAVEGDLREFGSKSSYDPAQHPKVVQVRQKIRQHVHAVYGDERCDAIVKRIFQTAPLAQTAISNVPQTNKWDQSDVLAITYADSIKREGEMPLQTLRHFFQHELKHTINNIHILPFCPYSSDDGFSVIDYKQVKEEHGSWDDIQDFQADFKVMADLVLNHCSSESEWFKNFLACKDPGKDYFVTGDKFQDLRFVVRPRSTPLLTTVETAEGEKEVWCTFSADQVDLDFSNPDVLIEIIEIIRLYLEKGIRLFRLDAVAFLWKEDGSNCVHLPQTHEIIKLLRVVIETLEPSAIIITETNVPNKENLSYFGNDNEAHLIYNFSLPPLLLQALLSGNCKYLKKWIMSMPPARRGRAYLNFIASHDGIGLRPAEGLLSDKEQDTLMQTIRDFGGEISMRRMPDGQLKPYEANISLYSALAGTIEGGKDQWQTQRFLCAHTILLALEGLPALYIHSLLGTENNTLGVAETGRLRTINRYQWDADGLYAALEDENLHHQTVFSELKRLIQIRRKQPAFHPNATQYTLHFGEKIFAFWRESLHREQSIFALHNISTEAQSIPLVELNLIATDTWCDLLSGETYTSTDATIELPPYGCVWISNKKL comes from the coding sequence ATGGGAGACTTTCATCAATTCGGCATCGTAACCACCCTGCACCAGCTCAACCAACGACCACTGGAGAAACTGGAAGAAGAATTGATGGAATTCCGCAAGCGCAAACCCATGGCCCTGGTACTACCGTCACTCTTCTCAGAACTCGAAGGTCCTGCCCTCTCATCCATCGTGGATCAGATCGCCCAAGTCCCCTATCTCGACCAGATCGTCATCGGCCTGGATCGAGCGGACGAAGATCAGTTCCGCTACGCCCTCAAGTTTTTCGACCGCCTTCCTCAGCGCCCTAACATCCTCTGGAATGATGGTCCCCGCCTCCGAAAGATCGACCAACTCCTGAGAGAAAAAGGCCTGGCTCCTAAAGAAGCCGGCAAAGGGCGTAACGTCTGGTACATGTTCGGCTACATCCTGGCATCTGGAAAAGCTGAGACAGTAGCCCTGCACGATTGTGATATCCTCACCTACGACCGCTCCCTACTGGCTCACCTGATCTACCCGGTGGCCAATCCGGAGTTCAGTTTCAAATTCTGCAAAGGCTACTACGCCCGCATCGCGAACAACTCGATGAACGGCCGCGTCTGCCGCCTGCTTGTGACTCCCCTGCTGCGTGCCCTGAACAAAGTGTGCAAGCCTGACAGCACTTACCTCGAGTATCTGGACAGCTTCCGCTATCCACTCGCCGGTGAATTCTCCCTGCAGCGCGACGTCATCGAGGACATCCGCATTCCTTCCGACTGGGGGCTGGAAATGGGCATCCTCTCTGAGATGCACCGCAACTACGCCACCAACCAGATCTGCCAGGTAGATATTGCAGACGTCTACGACCACAAGCACCAGGACCTCTCACTCAAGGACAAGACCCGCGGGCTCTCCAAGATGAGCTGCGACATCGCCAAATCCCTCTACCGTAAGATGGCCACCCAGGGTGAAGTGTTCACCCCTGAGAGCATCCGCACCATCAAAGCCACCTACTACCGCATCGCCCTCGATCTGGTAGACAGCTATCAGGCCGATGCCAAGATCAACGGTCTCGACTACGACCTCCACACCGAGGGCTCTGCCATCGAAGTGTTTGCAGAGAACATCATGCAGGCAGGTCACGACTTCCTGGATCCAGAGCAATCCATGGCCACACCCTTCATGCCAAGCTGGAAGCGGGTACGCTCTGCCGTACCAGACATCATGGAAATGCTGCGTGATGCCGTGGAGGGTGACCTGCGCGAGTTCGGCAGCAAGTCCAGCTATGATCCAGCACAGCACCCCAAGGTGGTGCAAGTCCGTCAGAAAATCCGCCAGCACGTCCATGCGGTCTATGGAGACGAACGCTGTGATGCCATTGTAAAACGTATTTTTCAGACTGCACCGCTCGCCCAAACCGCTATTTCCAACGTCCCACAGACCAACAAGTGGGATCAGAGCGATGTGCTCGCCATCACCTATGCAGACAGCATCAAGCGCGAAGGAGAGATGCCCCTGCAGACACTGCGCCACTTCTTCCAGCACGAACTGAAACACACCATCAACAATATCCACATTCTTCCCTTCTGCCCCTACAGCTCGGATGACGGCTTCTCCGTCATCGACTACAAGCAAGTGAAGGAGGAACACGGCAGCTGGGATGACATTCAGGACTTTCAAGCGGATTTCAAAGTCATGGCAGACCTGGTGCTGAATCATTGCTCCAGCGAGTCCGAGTGGTTCAAGAACTTCCTCGCCTGCAAGGACCCGGGCAAAGACTACTTCGTGACCGGAGACAAGTTCCAGGACCTTCGCTTCGTCGTCCGCCCACGCAGCACTCCCCTGCTCACCACCGTAGAGACAGCCGAAGGAGAAAAGGAAGTCTGGTGCACCTTCAGCGCCGACCAGGTCGACCTGGACTTCAGCAACCCGGATGTCCTCATCGAAATCATCGAGATCATCCGCCTCTATCTGGAAAAAGGCATCCGCCTCTTCCGTCTGGATGCCGTAGCCTTCCTCTGGAAGGAAGACGGCAGCAACTGTGTGCACCTCCCACAGACTCATGAGATCATCAAGCTGCTCCGTGTCGTCATCGAAACTCTGGAACCTAGTGCCATCATCATCACCGAGACCAACGTCCCTAACAAAGAGAACCTCAGCTACTTCGGTAACGATAACGAAGCCCACCTGATCTACAATTTCTCCCTTCCCCCACTTCTGCTCCAGGCCCTACTCAGCGGCAACTGCAAGTACCTCAAGAAGTGGATCATGTCCATGCCTCCAGCGCGCCGTGGCCGTGCCTACCTGAACTTCATCGCCTCGCACGACGGCATCGGCCTTCGCCCCGCAGAAGGGCTGCTCTCCGATAAGGAGCAAGACACACTGATGCAAACAATCCGGGACTTCGGTGGCGAAATCTCCATGCGCCGCATGCCTGATGGTCAACTCAAGCCTTATGAAGCGAACATTTCCCTCTACTCTGCTCTGGCTGGAACCATTGAGGGAGGAAAAGACCAGTGGCAGACACAGCGTTTCCTTTGTGCCCATACCATCCTGCTTGCACTCGAAGGTCTCCCAGCCCTCTACATTCACAGTCTGTTAGGAACTGAGAACAACACACTCGGTGTCGCAGAGACTGGCCGCCTGCGCACCATCAACCGCTATCAATGGGATGCTGATGGTCTCTATGCAGCGCTGGAAGACGAGAACCTCCATCATCAGACGGTCTTTTCAGAACTCAAGCGCCTGATCCAGATCCGCCGAAAGCAACCTGCCTTCCACCCGAATGCCACCCAGTACACGCTGCACTTCGGGGAAAAAATCTTCGCCTTCTGGCGTGAGAGTCTGCACCGTGAGCAATCGATCTTTGCGCTGCATAATATCTCCACCGAAGCACAGTCCATTCCTTTGGTGGAGCTCAACCTGATTGCCACCGATACTTGGTGTGATCTCCTCAGCGGAGAAACTTATACATCGACAGATGCCACAATCGAGCTACCACCTTACGGGTGCGTCTGGATTTCTAACAAGAAACTTTAA
- a CDS encoding HAD-IIB family hydrolase: MPATRKILVVTDLDATLLTHDYSWEAAKPALDGLKEQGYPLVLNSSKTLAEMRQLAKELDLDSPIISENGGLVAIPKRGGWQAGHGFEDTDPDFLTKVTGLSREFILKTAHALRDQEGYRFSGFADWSVDQISTRTGLTHDQAALSADRQVTEPIVWEDSSTRWGAFAEKMAESGIRTLRGGRFIHLMGTSDKADGSRTVRSIYEASEPEVQWTTVALGDSPNDSAMLDCADIAVIIPHEDGPKLSSRASQVIIAPYPASRGWNVVIQELTEKFKKLT; encoded by the coding sequence ATGCCAGCAACACGCAAAATACTTGTGGTGACTGACTTGGACGCCACCCTACTAACTCATGACTATAGCTGGGAGGCCGCCAAGCCAGCGTTGGATGGGCTCAAAGAACAGGGTTATCCGCTGGTGCTCAACTCCAGCAAGACCCTGGCGGAAATGAGACAACTCGCCAAGGAACTCGACCTCGACTCCCCCATCATTTCCGAAAATGGAGGCCTCGTCGCCATCCCCAAACGTGGAGGCTGGCAAGCTGGCCATGGATTCGAGGACACCGACCCCGACTTCCTGACCAAAGTCACTGGCCTTTCCAGAGAGTTCATCCTCAAGACCGCGCACGCTCTGCGCGATCAGGAGGGCTACCGCTTCTCCGGCTTTGCAGACTGGAGCGTAGATCAAATCAGTACACGCACCGGACTGACACACGATCAGGCCGCACTCTCCGCAGACCGTCAGGTTACTGAACCGATCGTCTGGGAAGACTCATCCACGCGTTGGGGAGCCTTCGCAGAGAAAATGGCCGAGTCAGGCATCCGCACCCTGCGCGGAGGTCGTTTCATCCACCTCATGGGCACCTCGGATAAAGCAGACGGCTCCCGCACCGTCCGCAGTATCTATGAAGCCAGCGAACCAGAAGTCCAGTGGACCACCGTAGCCCTCGGTGACAGCCCGAACGACTCCGCCATGCTGGATTGCGCAGACATTGCAGTCATCATTCCGCATGAGGACGGCCCCAAACTTTCATCACGGGCAAGCCAAGTCATCATCGCCCCCTACCCTGCCAGCCGCGGGTGGAATGTCGTGATCCAAGAACTCACAGAAAAATTCAAAAAACTAACCTAA
- a CDS encoding Ldh family oxidoreductase, with amino-acid sequence MNVIDVDAHNELVTAAYMARGYDEAESREAADMAAAATWHGNNTHNALKALHLDELFGSHVGGCVPSAEIEVLPSRFAASEVWNSNKKLGQAVAKRAFQRAMDLADEFGVGIVSVDNTFHYLWGGGYVIEAAKKGYIAYTNCTSTLAEVVPFMGKRPTLGTNPHTWGFPTQDILGFPICIDWATSTVAMGRVQQLAREGKELPPNAAVDADGNVTTDPNKVAALLPFGAHKGYGMSLINEFFGALIGTSLPTHRGRTAPTPGEKTSCAFYFQVIHPDALNAGNYAEGRTQMENLKACLDDILDGNEGAMLPGQLEANGAKRSEEAGGLIFTDAELEALNEIAAELGREPLKPINS; translated from the coding sequence ATGAACGTAATCGACGTAGATGCTCATAACGAACTGGTAACTGCTGCTTACATGGCACGCGGTTACGATGAAGCTGAATCCCGCGAAGCCGCAGATATGGCGGCTGCCGCGACTTGGCACGGAAACAACACTCACAACGCCCTGAAGGCCCTTCACCTGGACGAACTCTTTGGTTCTCACGTAGGTGGCTGCGTGCCTTCCGCAGAAATCGAAGTCCTCCCTAGCCGTTTCGCTGCGAGCGAGGTCTGGAATTCCAACAAGAAGCTGGGTCAGGCGGTTGCCAAGCGCGCATTCCAGCGAGCCATGGATCTGGCGGACGAATTCGGTGTCGGCATCGTCAGCGTGGACAATACCTTCCACTACCTCTGGGGCGGCGGTTACGTGATCGAAGCTGCCAAGAAGGGCTACATCGCCTACACCAACTGTACTTCCACACTGGCTGAGGTGGTTCCATTCATGGGCAAGCGTCCTACTCTTGGGACCAACCCGCACACCTGGGGCTTCCCGACACAGGACATCCTCGGCTTCCCGATCTGCATCGACTGGGCGACTTCTACCGTCGCTATGGGCCGTGTGCAGCAGCTTGCCCGCGAAGGCAAAGAACTGCCACCAAACGCCGCAGTGGATGCGGATGGCAATGTGACTACCGATCCTAACAAAGTAGCCGCCCTGCTTCCATTCGGCGCGCACAAGGGTTACGGCATGTCCCTGATCAACGAATTTTTCGGAGCCTTGATTGGTACTTCACTTCCAACTCACCGCGGCCGCACAGCCCCGACTCCAGGTGAAAAAACATCCTGTGCTTTCTACTTCCAGGTGATTCACCCGGATGCCCTGAACGCGGGTAACTATGCCGAAGGCCGCACTCAGATGGAGAATCTCAAAGCCTGTTTGGATGATATCCTCGATGGCAATGAAGGTGCGATGCTTCCAGGTCAGCTCGAGGCTAATGGTGCCAAGCGTTCCGAGGAAGCAGGTGGCCTGATCTTCACCGACGCAGAGCTTGAAGCGCTCAATGAGATCGCTGCCGAACTTGGCCGCGAGCCACTCAAACCGATCAATTCCTAA
- a CDS encoding gluconokinase, with amino-acid sequence MGVSGCGKSTVGSLLAAKLGGKFFDGDDYHPQANIDKMASGQPLNDDDRQGWLESLRDLITSEAQAGRTAVIACSALKKKYRDLLREAGAEVSFIHLHGSRELLLERLTDRAAEGNHFMPATLLDSQLDTLEYPQGEPFTHILNISHSPASLADEAANQL; translated from the coding sequence ATGGGCGTGAGTGGTTGTGGGAAATCCACTGTCGGCTCCCTACTCGCTGCCAAGCTGGGCGGGAAGTTCTTCGATGGGGATGACTACCATCCCCAGGCGAATATCGACAAGATGGCCAGTGGTCAGCCGCTGAATGACGATGACCGCCAAGGCTGGCTGGAGTCCCTCAGGGATTTGATCACCAGTGAAGCTCAGGCCGGGCGCACGGCAGTGATTGCCTGCTCCGCGCTCAAGAAAAAGTACCGGGACTTGCTGCGTGAGGCTGGTGCCGAGGTGAGCTTCATCCATCTGCACGGTAGCCGCGAGCTCCTGCTGGAGCGCCTTACAGACCGGGCCGCTGAAGGAAACCACTTCATGCCAGCGACTTTGCTGGACTCCCAGCTGGATACTTTAGAGTATCCTCAGGGTGAACCTTTCACACACATTTTAAATATCTCTCATTCTCCGGCATCGCTGGCAGATGAGGCCGCAAACCAACTCTAA